The genomic stretch GTCACGAACGTGTCGATACCCGTCGTGCCGACGTAATAGTTGCGGCGTTGCGACCAGGAATATTGCCCACAGCCGACTGGCCCGTGCGAGATGTGGACCATATCCTTGACCGGACCCCACACCACGCCCTTGGAGCCGGCATAGGCACAGCCGCGGATAGTCATCACGCCCGGAATGGATTTGATGTTCGATTTGACGTCGCATTCGGAAAGGCCCTTGTCCTCACCTCCAGCCTCGTCCTTGCTCGTTGCGACACTGAGGTGCTTCTTGCGACGCTTCGCCGCCTTGTCTGGATATTGGGACAGCACGTCTTCGATAAGCTTCGCATGCAAAGCGCCGTCATTCTCATAGTCGAGGCCCATGGGACCTGCCCCTTTCAAGGTTCGGGTAACGCCTCGCCAACGAGGCCTTGTTTCGTACAAAGGGGCGCCAGGTCAGGTCGGCGCCCCCTGTCGGTAGCGGCGGCTACTGAGCGACGGCCAATTTCGCTTCCTTGGCCTGAAGCTCGGCAAGCATTTGCTCGTCCGTCTTCATGATGCCGAAGTCGAGCAGCATGTCCTCGAGCTCCTCCATGGTGATTGGGGTCGGGATGGTGCCCTGGCCCGAATTGACATGGATCTTCTCGGCCAACGCGCGGTACTCCCCTGCCTGTTTGGAGTCCGGCGCATACTGGATTACCGTCATCTTTCTCAGTTCGGCGTGCTGGACGATGTTGTCGCGCGGCACGAAGTGGATGAGCTTGGAATTGAGCCTGGCGGCCAGCGCCTCGGAGAGGTCGAGCTCGCGGTCGGTCTGTCGCTCATTGCAGATCAGCCCGCCGAGCCGCACGCCGCCCGAATGGGCGTATTTCAGGATACCCTTGGCGATGTTGTTGGCGGCATAGAGCGCCATCATCTCGCCGGACATGACGATGTAGATTTCCTGGGCCTTGTTTTCGCGGATCGGCATCGCAAAGCCGCCGCACACCACGTCGCCCAGCACGTCGTAGGAGACATAGTCGACATTATCATAGGCGCCGTTCTCCTCGAGGAAGTTGATCGAGGTGATGACGCCGCGGCCGGCGCAGCCGACACCCGGCTCGGGGCCGCCGGACTCCACGCACTTGATGTCTTTGTAGCCGATCTTGAGCACGTCCTGGAGTTCAAGGTCTTCCACAGAACCTTCTTGGGCGGCGAGATGCAGAACGGTATCCTGCGCCTTTGCGTTCAGGATCAGCCGGGTGGAGTCGGCTTTGGGGTCGCAGCCGACGATCAGGATTTTCTGTCCGAGGTCGACCAGGGCGGCTAGCGTATTTTGAGAGGTGGTGGACTTGCCGATGCCCCCCTTTCCGTAGAATGCGATCTGACGCAGACCTGACATGTTGCTTCCTTCCTTCTTTCCATCCATAGCGGTTACCGCGACTTCAATGCCGGTCGGCAGATCCCGCCGCCTCGCACCGATCGTTTCAAAACTCGTGCCAATTCGGCCGGTTGGATCGAAGAAGAAATTTTATGATTGCTTTTCAG from Mesorhizobium sp. NZP2077 encodes the following:
- the nifH gene encoding nitrogenase iron protein, producing the protein MSGLRQIAFYGKGGIGKSTTSQNTLAALVDLGQKILIVGCDPKADSTRLILNAKAQDTVLHLAAQEGSVEDLELQDVLKIGYKDIKCVESGGPEPGVGCAGRGVITSINFLEENGAYDNVDYVSYDVLGDVVCGGFAMPIRENKAQEIYIVMSGEMMALYAANNIAKGILKYAHSGGVRLGGLICNERQTDRELDLSEALAARLNSKLIHFVPRDNIVQHAELRKMTVIQYAPDSKQAGEYRALAEKIHVNSGQGTIPTPITMEELEDMLLDFGIMKTDEQMLAELQAKEAKLAVAQ